Proteins co-encoded in one Flavivirga eckloniae genomic window:
- a CDS encoding HMG-box domain-containing protein: MIPNIITSVITGDIIKSRTQVSPETWINVLKEALSFLSTDKAYWEIYRGDSFQIEIKDISSCFIAALYIKACIKSIHGLDVRLAIGVGNKTYEGEQVTESNGEAFIFSGETLETLKKEKQNLRIKTNHSDIDHELNLYFKLALIAMDNWTINSAEIVKLSIENPDALQSELGKLTGINQNAVSTRQKRAHLDEVMELDLMYRKKINTLT, encoded by the coding sequence ATGATACCGAATATAATTACAAGCGTCATAACGGGCGATATCATTAAGTCTAGAACTCAGGTAAGCCCAGAAACATGGATAAATGTATTAAAGGAAGCCTTGTCCTTTTTAAGCACAGATAAGGCCTATTGGGAAATTTATCGTGGCGATAGCTTTCAAATAGAAATTAAAGATATTAGTTCCTGCTTTATAGCTGCACTATATATAAAAGCCTGTATAAAATCCATTCATGGTTTAGATGTTCGCTTAGCTATTGGCGTTGGGAATAAAACTTACGAAGGAGAGCAAGTAACAGAATCTAACGGAGAAGCCTTTATATTCTCTGGAGAAACCCTAGAAACTCTTAAAAAGGAAAAACAAAACCTACGTATTAAAACAAATCATTCTGATATAGATCATGAGCTTAATTTATATTTTAAGCTAGCATTAATAGCTATGGATAATTGGACTATTAATTCTGCTGAAATAGTTAAACTAAGTATTGAAAACCCCGATGCGCTACAAAGTGAATTAGGTAAACTTACAGGTATTAATCAAAATGCCGTGAGTACCAGACAAAAACGTGCACACTTAGACGAAGTCATGGAGTTGGATCTTATGTACAGAAAAAAAATAAACACCTTAACTTAA
- a CDS encoding ABC transporter substrate-binding protein, translating into MRFLTFLIICSTLLSSCKEEKKEATISINKPEAIKETISYAKGFSISNHKGYKKLVVNSAWPNSNKTFTYLLVNKGEKRPEHDANAKIIEIPIKTLVAVSTTNIPTLEYLGVDNSLIGFPNTKYICAEKTRARVDNGDIKELGNDLELNIELLLELKPDLVLGFSVNGINKKLDQIEKLGIPVALDGAWTEQHPLGRAEWIKFIAAFYNKEEKADSIFKAIETNYLKAKEVAKTTAKKPIVMSGSSFKDVWNVPGGKSFIAKYFEDANADYLWKDNNNNGSLQLNFENVLEKAQNAEFWVGSGNFDSKKEMLNEHKGYAFFNAYKNNHVYTYTKRKGAKGGLLYYELGTLRPDLILKDLIKIVHPELLNDYETFFFKRLE; encoded by the coding sequence ATGCGCTTTTTAACTTTTTTAATAATATGCTCCACACTTCTTTCATCCTGTAAAGAAGAAAAAAAGGAAGCAACAATTTCTATAAACAAACCCGAAGCGATTAAAGAAACCATAAGCTACGCAAAAGGTTTTTCTATAAGTAACCATAAAGGGTATAAAAAATTAGTAGTTAATTCCGCGTGGCCTAATAGCAATAAAACCTTCACCTATTTACTGGTAAACAAAGGTGAAAAACGACCAGAACATGATGCCAATGCCAAAATAATAGAAATCCCTATTAAAACACTTGTTGCCGTTTCTACAACCAATATTCCCACTTTAGAATATTTGGGAGTAGATAATAGTTTAATTGGTTTTCCTAACACAAAATACATTTGTGCTGAAAAAACAAGGGCTCGGGTAGACAACGGAGATATTAAAGAATTGGGTAACGATTTAGAGCTCAACATCGAACTACTATTAGAGTTAAAACCAGATTTAGTACTTGGTTTTTCGGTTAATGGTATAAATAAAAAGTTAGATCAAATAGAAAAATTAGGTATTCCTGTTGCTCTTGATGGTGCCTGGACAGAGCAACACCCTTTAGGGAGAGCCGAATGGATAAAATTTATAGCTGCCTTTTATAATAAAGAAGAAAAAGCAGATTCGATTTTTAAAGCTATAGAAACCAACTATCTAAAAGCAAAGGAAGTTGCAAAAACTACAGCCAAAAAGCCCATAGTAATGTCTGGTTCTTCTTTTAAGGATGTATGGAATGTTCCTGGAGGTAAAAGTTTTATTGCAAAATATTTCGAAGATGCCAATGCCGATTATCTTTGGAAGGATAACAACAACAACGGAAGTTTACAATTAAACTTCGAAAATGTATTGGAAAAAGCCCAAAACGCAGAATTTTGGGTAGGCTCGGGAAATTTTGACTCTAAGAAAGAAATGCTAAACGAGCATAAAGGTTATGCGTTTTTTAATGCCTATAAAAATAACCATGTGTATACCTATACAAAAAGAAAAGGTGCAAAAGGTGGTTTATTGTATTATGAATTAGGTACTTTACGACCTGATTTAATTTTAAAAGATCTTATAAAAATTGTACACCCCGAATTACTAAATGACTATGAAACCTTCTTTTTTAAACGTTTAGAATAG
- a CDS encoding DUF3307 domain-containing protein: protein MILLKLLLAHLIGDFFLQPQKWVEEKEEKKLKSPKLYLHVLIHAILLIILLWDVSLWPYILTISVSHLIIDGFKLILQNKKTKRLLFFIDQLLHILVIIGCYFLYSENTLQLGTLVTEDNLLLLTCLAFLTIPVSIIMKTIFLKWNILELTKNNESLKDAGKIIGILERILVFIFIMADHWEAVGFLITAKSVFRFGDLKESKSRQLTEYILIGTLISFGIAIITGITYTALS, encoded by the coding sequence ATGATACTACTTAAACTTTTATTGGCCCACTTAATTGGTGATTTTTTTCTACAACCCCAAAAATGGGTTGAAGAAAAAGAAGAAAAAAAATTAAAATCACCAAAACTATATTTGCATGTACTCATCCATGCTATACTATTAATAATCTTATTATGGGATGTATCATTATGGCCATATATATTAACCATAAGTGTTTCGCATCTTATAATTGATGGTTTTAAACTTATTCTACAAAATAAAAAAACAAAACGGTTATTGTTTTTTATAGATCAGCTGCTTCATATTTTAGTTATCATTGGCTGCTATTTTTTATATTCAGAAAACACACTTCAGTTAGGAACTCTTGTAACCGAAGACAATCTATTGTTGCTAACCTGTTTAGCATTTTTAACAATTCCGGTCTCTATAATTATGAAAACCATTTTTTTAAAGTGGAATATTTTAGAACTTACTAAAAATAACGAGTCGCTTAAGGATGCAGGTAAAATTATTGGTATTTTAGAACGTATTTTAGTGTTTATATTTATAATGGCAGACCACTGGGAAGCAGTCGGTTTTTTAATTACTGCCAAGTCGGTTTTTAGATTTGGAGACTTAAAAGAATCGAAATCCAGACAACTTACAGAATACATTTTAATAGGCACTTTAATTAGTTTTGGAATAGCAATAATCACAGGTATTACATATACTGCACTAAGTTAA
- a CDS encoding acyl-CoA thioesterase: protein MFKRIEESQITISELMLPSHSNFSGKIHGGYILNLMDQIAFACASKHSRNYCVTASVNKVDFLNPIDVGELVTLKASVNYTGKTSMVIGVRVEAENIQTGNVKHCNSSYFTMVAKDENGKNAPVPGIILDSERSIRRFSRSIARQEQAKKRTNSFKASEFKMDAYIENLLKSHNAKVAL, encoded by the coding sequence ATGTTTAAAAGGATAGAAGAATCTCAAATTACCATTTCGGAGTTAATGTTACCATCTCATTCAAATTTTAGCGGTAAAATTCATGGTGGTTACATTTTAAACTTAATGGATCAAATTGCGTTTGCCTGCGCTTCAAAACATTCCAGAAATTATTGTGTTACCGCATCTGTAAACAAAGTAGATTTTTTAAATCCTATCGATGTAGGTGAATTGGTAACACTAAAAGCATCCGTTAATTATACGGGTAAAACCTCTATGGTTATTGGTGTTCGTGTTGAAGCAGAAAACATTCAAACAGGCAACGTAAAACACTGCAACTCTTCTTATTTTACAATGGTTGCCAAAGATGAAAACGGGAAAAATGCACCCGTTCCAGGTATTATTTTAGATTCCGAACGAAGCATTCGTCGTTTTTCAAGAAGTATCGCCAGACAAGAGCAAGCAAAAAAGAGAACGAATAGTTTTAAAGCTTCAGAATTTAAAATGGATGCTTATATAGAAAATCTCCTAAAAAGCCACAATGCAAAAGTGGCGCTTTAA
- a CDS encoding TonB-dependent receptor, whose amino-acid sequence MGKRIKKIAVFFSLLFFITHSIHTQDTGSQTLSQIITNIQEAYNIQFNYAEDVIKGISLKPPNKKLSLQGIVSYLENNTGLSFTLMGDNFILVKPNTERVLCGYLKGKDNLQTLPFATVQTPNSFTTSNENGFFQIKIKDEADLVTIRFLGYKTVSKPYNQFGATGCIDVYLQPDFKPLSQVIISNYIASGINKIDNGSFQIDFSNLKILPGLIDNDVLQSVQAFPGIQSVNETVSNINIRGGTHDQNLMLWDGIKMYQSGHFFGLISMYNPHITQTVSLRKNGSDVSYTDGVSGTIAMQTEPEVNQVFKGSIGANLTDVNGFADIPISASSSIQIAARKSISDFVETPTYTAFFDRISQNTEVASNTTTITNADKTFDFYDTSLRWIYNISDKDEVRVNFINVHNQLLFNENAVVNQQEESRDSKLSQNSIAGAIHYKRVWNDRFKTDLEIYETDYKLKAINVNILDSQRFLQENIVSETSTKLKVSYKLNDRLQLLNGYHFVETEVTNLDDVDNPLYRFLVSEVVRTHGVFSQLGYKTLNNQTNLNLGLRYNYIGKFGKSIWEPRLSFNHRFFNHFTLEILGEFKHQNTSQVINFQSDFLGIEKRRWQLSNDKDIPVITSKQISMGLNFNHNDWLIGIDGFYKIVNGITTQSQGFQNQYEFDKEKGSYDVTGLDILFRKHIKKFNAWLSYSYMNNRYRFKDLEADYFPSNYNISHTATMGVTYALNNLQLSGGLNWHSGKPTTHPVFGNEIIDGKINYEDTNASNLNDYLRLDASAVYNFKLGRKTRANLGISVWNILNKENEINNFYRVKDESIMETVQKSLGFTPNAVFRAYF is encoded by the coding sequence ATGGGAAAGAGAATTAAAAAAATAGCTGTTTTTTTTAGCCTCTTATTTTTTATCACACATAGTATCCACACACAGGATACTGGTTCACAAACCCTGTCTCAAATAATTACGAATATTCAGGAAGCTTATAACATTCAATTTAATTATGCCGAGGATGTTATTAAGGGCATTTCTTTAAAACCACCAAATAAAAAGCTGTCGTTGCAGGGCATTGTATCGTATCTCGAAAACAATACAGGCTTATCATTCACTTTAATGGGCGATAACTTTATTCTTGTAAAACCTAATACAGAACGTGTACTATGCGGTTATCTTAAAGGTAAGGACAATTTGCAGACCCTGCCTTTCGCTACGGTACAGACACCAAACAGTTTTACAACAAGCAATGAAAATGGTTTTTTTCAAATAAAGATTAAAGACGAGGCAGATTTAGTTACAATACGTTTTTTAGGATACAAAACTGTTAGCAAGCCGTATAATCAATTTGGAGCTACAGGGTGCATAGATGTGTATTTACAACCAGATTTTAAACCGCTATCCCAGGTTATTATATCTAATTATATAGCCAGTGGTATTAATAAAATAGATAACGGATCCTTTCAGATAGATTTTTCCAATTTAAAGATTCTACCAGGTTTAATAGATAATGATGTTCTACAATCGGTTCAAGCATTTCCTGGAATTCAAAGTGTAAACGAAACGGTTTCGAATATTAATATAAGAGGAGGAACGCACGATCAAAATTTGATGCTTTGGGATGGTATAAAAATGTATCAGTCTGGACATTTTTTCGGTCTAATTTCCATGTATAACCCGCATATTACCCAAACAGTTTCTTTAAGAAAAAACGGAAGTGATGTTAGTTATACCGATGGTGTTTCCGGGACTATTGCCATGCAAACAGAACCTGAAGTGAACCAGGTGTTTAAAGGCTCCATTGGAGCAAATTTAACGGATGTTAATGGGTTTGCAGATATTCCCATTAGTGCATCGTCTTCTATACAAATAGCAGCAAGAAAGTCGATTAGCGATTTTGTTGAAACACCAACATACACAGCTTTTTTCGACAGAATTTCACAAAATACAGAAGTGGCATCTAATACAACAACCATTACCAATGCTGATAAGACTTTTGATTTTTACGATACGTCACTAAGATGGATTTATAATATTAGTGATAAAGATGAGGTGCGGGTAAATTTTATCAATGTTCATAATCAACTCCTGTTTAATGAAAATGCTGTCGTTAATCAACAAGAAGAATCCCGTGATAGTAAACTAAGTCAAAATAGTATAGCCGGTGCAATACACTATAAAAGGGTATGGAATGATCGATTTAAAACAGATCTTGAAATTTATGAAACCGATTATAAACTTAAAGCCATAAATGTTAACATACTAGATTCGCAACGGTTTTTGCAAGAGAATATCGTATCGGAAACCAGTACAAAACTAAAGGTAAGTTATAAGTTGAATGACAGGTTACAGTTATTAAATGGTTATCATTTTGTTGAAACAGAAGTAACCAATTTGGACGATGTTGATAATCCGTTGTATAGATTTTTAGTTTCAGAAGTAGTAAGAACCCATGGTGTATTTTCTCAATTGGGCTATAAAACCTTAAATAATCAAACCAATTTAAATCTTGGTTTAAGATATAATTACATTGGAAAGTTTGGTAAATCTATTTGGGAGCCCCGATTAAGTTTTAATCATCGGTTTTTTAACCATTTTACACTAGAGATTTTGGGAGAGTTTAAACATCAAAACACTTCCCAGGTTATTAATTTTCAAAGTGATTTCTTAGGAATTGAAAAACGCAGGTGGCAGTTATCGAACGATAAGGACATTCCTGTTATTACAAGTAAACAAATCTCTATGGGGTTAAATTTTAACCATAATGATTGGTTAATTGGTATTGATGGGTTTTATAAAATTGTAAATGGTATTACTACTCAGAGCCAAGGGTTTCAAAATCAATATGAGTTTGATAAGGAAAAGGGGAGCTACGATGTTACTGGTTTGGATATTCTATTTAGAAAGCACATTAAAAAATTCAATGCCTGGTTGAGCTATTCGTATATGAATAATCGTTATCGCTTTAAGGATTTGGAAGCAGATTATTTTCCTAGTAACTATAATATCTCACATACGGCAACCATGGGAGTAACCTATGCATTAAATAATTTGCAACTTTCTGGCGGTTTAAATTGGCATTCTGGCAAGCCTACAACACATCCTGTTTTTGGTAATGAAATTATTGATGGAAAGATCAATTATGAAGATACTAATGCTTCAAATTTAAATGATTATTTGCGTTTGGATGCTTCTGCGGTTTATAACTTTAAACTAGGACGTAAGACTAGAGCTAATTTAGGAATCTCGGTTTGGAATATTTTAAATAAGGAAAATGAGATAAATAATTTTTATCGTGTAAAAGACGAATCCATCATGGAGACCGTTCAAAAATCTTTAGGTTTTACACCTAATGCTGTTTTTAGAGCTTATTTTTAA
- a CDS encoding DNA recombination protein RmuC, with translation MNDNLILIISILISAAIGGYLGILFTKLKGKSEKSTLEERQNQMSATIDELKQNLSKIENEREEIRREKEFLNSELTRKNTEYENLQQLNLKRDKELEERQEQLRKDFELLATKILDEKSEKFTLQNKENIKNILNPLQEKIQGFEKKVEASQKESISMHSALKEQLLGLKDLNQQMTKEATNLTRALKGDSKMQGNWGELVLERVLEKSGLEKDREYFVQQSFTLEDGSRVLPDVVLHLPDNKKMVIDSKVSLTDYERLVNAEEEDRLPFLKAHVNSIKKHVDQLSEKNYQDLYDIESPDFVLMFIPIEPAFAIVVNEDSAIYNKAFEKNIVIVTPSTLLATLRTVDTMWNNEKQQRNAIEIARQAGALYDKFEGLVKDLTGVGKKIDAAKSDYSAAMNKLVDGKGNLVTSVEKLKKMGAKAKKALPEAIIKRAEEDSNN, from the coding sequence ATGAACGACAATCTCATTCTTATAATTTCCATACTCATTTCTGCTGCCATAGGCGGTTATTTAGGCATTTTGTTTACTAAACTTAAAGGTAAAAGTGAAAAAAGCACGCTGGAAGAACGCCAAAACCAAATGAGCGCAACTATTGATGAGTTAAAGCAAAACCTATCTAAAATTGAAAATGAGCGTGAAGAAATAAGACGAGAGAAAGAGTTCTTGAATTCTGAATTAACCAGAAAAAATACTGAATACGAAAACCTTCAGCAATTAAACTTAAAGCGAGATAAAGAGCTGGAAGAGCGTCAAGAACAGTTGCGCAAGGATTTCGAGTTATTGGCCACTAAAATATTAGATGAAAAGTCTGAAAAATTCACACTTCAGAATAAAGAAAACATTAAAAACATTTTAAATCCGTTACAAGAAAAAATACAGGGTTTTGAGAAAAAAGTAGAAGCATCACAAAAAGAAAGCATTAGTATGCATTCTGCTTTAAAAGAACAATTATTGGGCTTAAAGGACTTAAACCAGCAAATGACCAAGGAAGCGACCAACCTAACCAGAGCTTTAAAAGGCGACAGTAAAATGCAAGGAAATTGGGGCGAATTGGTTTTAGAACGCGTTCTTGAAAAATCTGGATTAGAAAAAGACCGAGAATATTTTGTGCAACAAAGTTTCACCTTAGAAGATGGTTCCAGAGTATTGCCAGATGTTGTGTTGCATCTTCCTGATAACAAAAAAATGGTTATCGATTCTAAAGTATCATTAACAGATTATGAACGTTTGGTTAATGCCGAAGAAGAAGATAGACTACCCTTTTTAAAAGCACATGTTAATTCCATTAAAAAACATGTCGACCAACTTTCAGAAAAAAACTATCAGGACCTTTACGATATAGAATCGCCGGATTTTGTACTCATGTTTATTCCTATAGAACCTGCTTTTGCTATTGTTGTAAACGAAGACAGTGCCATATACAATAAAGCTTTCGAAAAAAATATTGTTATTGTAACACCTTCTACGTTACTGGCCACACTTCGTACGGTCGATACCATGTGGAATAATGAAAAACAACAACGTAATGCTATAGAAATAGCCAGACAAGCAGGTGCGTTATACGATAAGTTTGAAGGTTTAGTAAAAGATTTAACCGGGGTCGGCAAAAAAATTGATGCTGCAAAAAGTGACTATTCGGCTGCCATGAACAAGCTTGTAGACGGTAAAGGCAACTTGGTTACCAGTGTAGAAAAACTTAAAAAAATGGGTGCTAAAGCTAAAAAAGCTTTACCTGAAGCTATTATTAAGCGTGCTGAAGAAGATAGTAACAATTAA
- a CDS encoding ABC transporter ATP-binding protein, translating into MSENKSHTILKTNDLSIGYTTKKEKKVIASNINIELHKGELVGLIGANGIGKSTLLRTLTNVQHKLGGSVTINNIPLENYSNINLAKALSLVLTESLGSKNLTVFELVALGRQPYTNWVGNLTVEDFKIINQCLHQTNIDDLKHKKCYELSDGQLQKSMITRALAQDTDLIILDEPTTHLDMYHKAYILKLLQKLAKETNKTILFSSHEIDLAIQLCDTLIVMTKDSVITDQPSKLIEKGTFNDLFPKDLIVFDDKTGSFRVKK; encoded by the coding sequence ATGAGCGAAAACAAATCACATACCATTTTAAAAACCAATGATTTATCTATTGGCTATACGACCAAAAAAGAAAAAAAGGTTATAGCCTCTAACATAAATATTGAATTACATAAAGGTGAACTTGTTGGGCTTATAGGCGCTAATGGTATTGGTAAATCCACCTTACTAAGAACACTTACTAATGTTCAGCATAAATTGGGAGGAAGTGTTACTATTAATAACATCCCTTTAGAAAACTATTCGAATATTAACTTGGCCAAAGCATTAAGTTTGGTGCTTACAGAATCTTTGGGATCAAAAAATCTGACTGTGTTCGAACTGGTAGCTTTGGGACGTCAGCCCTATACGAATTGGGTCGGGAATTTAACTGTCGAGGATTTTAAGATTATAAACCAATGTTTGCATCAAACAAACATCGATGATTTAAAACATAAAAAATGCTATGAGCTAAGCGATGGTCAGTTGCAAAAATCCATGATAACCCGTGCATTAGCTCAAGATACCGATTTAATTATTCTAGATGAACCCACCACCCATCTGGATATGTATCACAAAGCCTATATTTTAAAACTGCTTCAAAAACTGGCTAAAGAAACAAACAAAACGATCTTGTTTTCTTCTCACGAAATAGACTTAGCCATTCAATTATGTGATACTTTAATTGTTATGACCAAAGATTCGGTTATTACAGATCAACCTTCTAAACTCATAGAAAAAGGCACTTTTAACGATTTATTTCCCAAAGACTTAATTGTTTTTGATGATAAAACCGGTAGTTTCCGAGTGAAGAAATAG
- a CDS encoding RNA polymerase sigma factor, with protein sequence MKKDLNHSICEEAIFERIYNTYSKDLHSYLYYRYGEQLNPNDKVQDAFVKLWNNCKKITFNKAKSFLYTVANNMMLNDIKHQKVVLKHQQTQPKHYTYETPEFILEKEQFLERYNQVLTSLNEEQRVAFLLNKTEGKKHSEIAEMLGVTQKVVEYRIYSAFNILKKELQGFKIK encoded by the coding sequence TTGAAAAAAGACCTTAACCATTCGATTTGCGAAGAAGCAATTTTTGAACGTATTTATAATACATATTCAAAAGATTTACATAGTTATTTGTATTATAGGTACGGAGAACAATTAAATCCGAACGACAAAGTTCAAGACGCTTTTGTTAAATTATGGAATAATTGTAAAAAGATAACATTTAATAAAGCAAAATCTTTTTTATACACTGTGGCCAATAATATGATGTTAAACGATATTAAACACCAAAAAGTAGTTTTAAAACATCAACAAACACAGCCTAAGCATTATACATACGAAACGCCCGAATTTATTTTAGAAAAAGAACAGTTTTTAGAACGTTATAATCAGGTGTTAACCAGTTTAAATGAAGAACAACGCGTCGCTTTTTTGTTAAATAAAACAGAAGGGAAGAAGCATAGCGAAATCGCCGAAATGCTAGGTGTAACGCAAAAAGTTGTTGAGTATAGAATTTATAGTGCTTTCAATATTTTAAAAAAAGAATTGCAAGGATTTAAAATAAAATAA
- a CDS encoding FecCD family ABC transporter permease, whose translation MPHTKTYKLPYIALTLVLFLCFFANISLGSVSIPFQDIFNGLIGSSTANESWQHIIHEYRLPKAFTAIIVGSGLGVSGLLMQTLFRNPLAGPFVLGITSGSSLGVALVIMGASFFGGAFAGILVSKWSIVIAASLGSFTVLLFVLVISNKVRDTMAILIIGLMFGSITTATVSVLSYFSSAEELQQYIFWGFGSIGNLTWDELFVFFIIYSIGILMSLTSIKALNTLLLGENYAKSLGLNIKTSRLLIIIATSLLAGTITAFAGPIVFIGLAIPHMTRQIFNTSNHKVLLPAVFLFGAIVMLICDSIAQLPSSDLTLPINAITSLIGAPVIIWLLVRKRKMIF comes from the coding sequence TTGCCACACACCAAAACATACAAACTACCTTATATAGCATTAACCTTAGTGCTGTTTCTATGCTTTTTTGCTAATATTAGCCTAGGTTCCGTATCTATTCCTTTTCAAGATATTTTTAATGGTTTAATAGGAAGTTCAACCGCCAATGAATCCTGGCAGCATATTATCCACGAGTACAGGTTGCCAAAAGCTTTTACTGCCATAATCGTTGGTTCTGGTTTGGGAGTCTCTGGTTTACTCATGCAAACCTTATTTAGAAATCCGTTGGCAGGCCCTTTTGTTTTAGGAATTACTTCCGGATCCAGCTTAGGCGTTGCTTTAGTTATTATGGGTGCTTCTTTTTTTGGTGGAGCGTTTGCTGGAATACTTGTTTCTAAATGGAGTATAGTAATTGCAGCCAGCTTAGGTAGTTTTACTGTGCTTCTATTCGTGCTAGTAATATCTAACAAGGTAAGAGACACCATGGCCATATTAATTATAGGCTTAATGTTTGGTAGTATTACTACCGCAACCGTTAGTGTGCTTTCCTATTTTAGTTCTGCGGAAGAACTACAACAGTACATATTTTGGGGGTTTGGTAGTATAGGAAACCTGACATGGGACGAATTATTCGTTTTCTTTATCATTTATTCAATAGGTATACTAATGAGTTTAACCTCTATAAAAGCTTTAAACACATTGTTGTTGGGTGAAAATTATGCAAAAAGCTTAGGCTTGAACATAAAAACAAGTCGTTTATTAATAATTATTGCTACCAGTCTATTGGCAGGAACTATTACTGCGTTTGCTGGCCCTATTGTATTTATCGGTTTAGCAATCCCACATATGACGCGACAAATTTTTAATACATCTAATCATAAAGTATTATTGCCCGCAGTATTTTTGTTTGGCGCCATAGTTATGCTTATTTGCGATAGTATTGCGCAGTTACCATCAAGCGACCTTACTTTGCCTATAAATGCCATAACATCGTTAATTGGTGCACCAGTTATTATTTGGTTATTAGTTAGAAAACGAAAAATGATATTTTAA
- a CDS encoding FecR family protein has product MDKDYLIEKWLRGDLTDAEKEAFSKLDDAQFNQYIIDAAQHFKASHASVVNDFETFKQHYNATKTPVKKLYWLNPLLKIASVFVIGLGIYFAFFFNSLTQVETLASEKTTIELPDQSKVELNALTKVVFNAKDWDEKREVELEGEAFFKVAKGKIFDVKTESGTVTVVGTQFNVKQRAHYFEVKCFEGIVKVTSDTITRQLHAGDIFQVIDGKFSEGRTGALAPKWTRNISHFEAIPFKEVLAEMERQYNVKISHKGIDANRLFTGGFAHNKLEDALISITQPMGMTFELQASNLVIIHGKEN; this is encoded by the coding sequence ATGGATAAAGATTATTTAATAGAAAAATGGTTAAGAGGAGATTTAACTGATGCCGAAAAAGAGGCATTCAGTAAGTTGGATGATGCCCAATTTAATCAGTATATAATTGATGCTGCACAACATTTTAAGGCGTCTCATGCTTCTGTGGTAAATGATTTTGAGACATTTAAACAACATTATAATGCTACAAAAACGCCTGTTAAAAAACTATATTGGTTAAACCCTTTGCTAAAGATAGCCAGTGTTTTTGTTATAGGTTTAGGCATCTATTTTGCATTTTTTTTCAACAGCCTTACACAAGTTGAAACTTTGGCGAGCGAAAAAACTACGATTGAGCTTCCAGACCAATCGAAAGTAGAATTAAACGCATTAACCAAGGTTGTGTTTAATGCTAAAGATTGGGATGAAAAACGCGAGGTTGAACTTGAAGGCGAAGCATTTTTTAAAGTAGCAAAAGGAAAGATTTTCGATGTTAAAACAGAGAGCGGTACGGTAACAGTGGTCGGTACGCAATTTAATGTTAAACAACGTGCGCATTATTTTGAGGTTAAGTGTTTTGAGGGTATTGTTAAAGTAACCTCAGATACCATTACAAGGCAATTACATGCCGGAGATATTTTTCAGGTTATAGACGGAAAGTTCTCTGAAGGTAGAACAGGAGCATTGGCTCCAAAATGGACACGTAACATAAGTCACTTTGAAGCTATTCCGTTTAAAGAAGTTTTAGCAGAAATGGAAAGACAATATAATGTGAAAATTTCCCATAAGGGTATAGATGCTAATCGTTTATTCACAGGCGGATTTGCGCATAATAAGCTGGAGGATGCGCTAATTTCCATTACACAGCCCATGGGGATGACTTTTGAGTTACAAGCTTCTAATTTGGTAATAATTCATGGGAAAGAGAATTAA